Part of the Flavobacterium alkalisoli genome is shown below.
GAGATAAGGAAATTGACTTTAAGAGCTATTTAAATCCAAATTCTTTGGAAGTAATTACAGGTTATTTAGAACCAAGCCTTAAGGAATCAAATTCCGGAGACAGATTCCAGTTCCAACGTTTAGGATATTTTTGTGTGGATCCAGATTCAACATCTGAAAATTTAGTTTTCAACAAAACGGTTGGATTGAGAGATACATGGGCAAAAATTGAAAGTAAGGAATAGACTACAACATATAAATTTTTTCTATTAAAACTCCGGGTGTTATCCGGAGTTTTTTATTATATATAAATACTATTATTATAATAAATATTATAATCGTTTACTATTAAAAGTGACCTTTATAAATGAGTTATAAGAGATAATTTTTTGTAAGAAATGTATTTATATGGTGCTACCTGTAAAACCCTTTTAAATCTCGTTATTTTAATTTTTTGTTTTATTTAGCCTTCAATTAACTACACATTAACATCCTACAAATGTTAAAGTCTTTACCTTTATAATTATTAACTGAAAAATTCATAAATTATGGCTGGTAAGACAGAAACAGTACTTGCAGTTTTGGCAGGTGCGGCGATAGGGGCTGCTGTAGGAATTTTATTTGCTCCGGATGAAGGATCTAAAACCCGAAAGAAAATTAAAGACGGTTATGATCATAAAAGAGATGAGATAAAAGATAAACTTCATGAATTATCTGAACAGGTGAAAAGCAAGTTTGGATACTCTACGGCTGATATCGAATCCGGATTAAATCATCTTGTTTCTACAGTAGAACAAAAAAAAGAAGACATTATAGCTACTCTTGAAAAAAAACTTGAGGAACTAAAAGGAACAGCAAAAGCTGCTGCAGGCAAATAAACTAATTTGTTTTATTTATGGCATTTGAAGAAATAAAAGAAAATGCAGAGGATCTTAAAAACCAGGCCAAAGAACTTATTGATGCTAACTTAAAGTATTATAAGCTTTGGGGTTTTAAGATTCTTATGAAATCAACCTCCATAATGCTGAAAGTGTTTCTTTTAGCCATTATGTTACTGATTGTTACCCTGTTTTTTTCAATTGCCTTAGCTATCGGTATTGGGTATGCCCTGGATAATATGGCCTATGGTTTTCTTATTGTAGGCGGTATTTATTTAATACTGGCCATTATAGTATATAAGTACCAGGATAAACTTACCGAAGGACCGTTACTGGCTAACTTTTCACGAATATTCTTTAAAGATTACGATTAGCCATGAAATCAAAGATTTACACCAGTTACGAGGAAATCAATAAAGACCTTAGAATACTAAAGGTTGAAAAAGATCTTGCCTATCATAAACTGCTTAAAGAAGTAGAAGAGACTAAAGAAAGTCTACAGTTAAAAAATATGATAGGGGATACACCTAAAAAAATACTAAACATTTTAAGCTTATTTGCAGGCCCGTTAAAAAGCCTGGCAATGACCTTCCTGTTTAAAAAGATATTTAAATAAAAAAAGCGGCTCTTTTAAAAGCCGCTTTTTTTATTACTCGTTGTCATTAGAATCTTCATCTTCATCCTCATGTCTGGGAGCTATATACCTAGAATCTTCATCTTTGGTATTCTTTTTCTTGTTCTGCTTTTTCATAGCTTCTCCTATCTGATTTGAAGCTGAAAACGAAGCCACCATGTTATTAAGCATGTCTGTACCTGCTTGTGGTGAGTTAGGTAACAGTATCAGATTAGAATTGGTGTCGCTACCTATAGACTGAAGTGTATCATAATGTTGCGTTACAACAATTAATGCTGATGCTTCCTGAGAATTAATACCTACTTTATTAAGAACATCAACACTTTCTACAAGACCTCTTGCAATTTCCCTTCTTTGGTCTGCAATACCCTGACCCTGTAATCTTTTACTTTCTGCCTCTGCTTTAGCTTTAGCAACGATACGAATCCTTTGTGCCTCTGCCTCATATTCTGCAGCTGATTTTTCCCTGTCGGCAGCATTAATACGGTTCATTGCATTTTTAACCTGAATGTCCGGATCGATATCTGTTATTAGTGTGTTGATAATATCATAACCATAAGTGGTCATGGCATCGTTAAGTTCTCTTTTCACTGCAATTGCAATATCATCCTTACGTTCAAAAACATCGTCAAGCCTTAGCTTAGGTACCTCTGCACGAACTACGTCAAATACATAAGATGTTATCTGATCATGAGGATATTCCAGTTTATAGAATGCCTCATATACTTTTTCCTGAATTACCTTAAACTGAACAGAAACCTTCATTTTAACGAATACGTTCTCTTTTGTTTTGGTTTCTATAATTACATCCAGCTGTTGTATTTTTAGGTTTATCCTTCCTGCTATTTTATCGATAATAGGCACTTTCCAGTGAAGGCCTGCATGCCTTATACTGCCAAATTTACCAAATCGTTCTATAATGGCAGCTGTTTGCTGCTTAACTGTAAAGAATGATGAAAGAAATAGTATGAATGCAAAAAACAGCACTACATACAAAAAAATGTTTCCCATGATTAGTTGATTTTTTTATTGATTGTTAAGATACGACTATTAGTACAATAAAAAAGCCTCTTGTTACAGAGGCTTTTTAAATTTTATAATGTTTCAACAGCTTTTTTAATCCTGTTTACTGTTTCTTCTTTTCCTATTAATGCCATAATATCAAACAAATGAGGGCCTTTTAGCGAGCCTACAAGGCTTAAACGCAGTGGTTGCATAACTTTACCCATTCCTATGCCTTTTTCGTTAATCCAGGCTTTTATTACATCTTCCAGGTTTTCAGAAGAAAAATCTAAGGTATTATTAATAACCTCACTAACTTCGATCATTAGAGCACCGGTATCTTCTTTCCAGTTTTTAATTGCTTTTTCATCATATTGCGATGGGGCAGTAAAGAAAAAGTCACTCAAATCCCAAAGTTCACTTGTAAAAGTAGCACGCTCTTTTACTAAACCTACAACCTGTTCAACATATTCTGCAGGTTTATTAATACCTCTTTCTATAAGAGTATGGTTAAATTCTTTTGCAATAGTCTGGTTATCCTGTCTTGTATAGTACTGGTGATTAAACCATTTGTTTTTCTCAGGGTCAAATTTTGCTCCTGCCTTATGTACTCTTTCTAAATCAAACAGTTTTACTAACTCATCTAATGTGAATAGCTCCTGATCTGTTCCCGGATTCCAGCCTAATAAAGAAAGGAAGTTAACAACTGCCTCCGGTAAAAAGCCTTCCTCTCTGTATCCTGATGATTTGGTACCATCTGCATTTTTCCATTCAAGCGGGAATACCGGGAATCCCATTTTATCGCCATCCCTTTTTGATAACTTACCATTACCTACAGGTTTTAATATTAACGGAAGGTGGGCAAATTCCGGAGCTTCCCACTCAAAAGCCCTGTAAAGTAATACGTGTAGGGGCAGGGAAGGTAACCATTCTTCGCCACGTATAACATGGCTTGTTTCCATCAAATGGTCATCCACTATATTGGCCAGGTGATAAGTAGGCATACCATCGCTTTTAAATAATACCTTATCATCTAATAGATTGGTTTCAAACTTAATGTCACCTCTTATAATGTCTTTTAAAAACAATGTTTCACCTACAGGAATTTTAAAACGGATAACATACTCTTCTCCGTTTGCAATCCTTTTTTCGGTCTCTTCTTTACTTATTCGTAAAGAGTTATCCAGTTTATCCCTGTTGGTATGATTGTATATAAACGTTTTACCCTGCGCTTCTTCCTCTTTTCTTAAGGCATCAAGAGCTTCAGCTGTATCAAATGCATAATATGCCCAACCTGAATCTATCAACTGTTGTGCATATTGATTGTACATAGCTTTACGTTCGCTTTGGCGGTAAGGACCAAATTTTCCTTCTTTTCCCACACCTTCATCAAAAGGAATTCCTAACCAGTTTAATGCTTCTATAATATATTCTTCTGCTCCCGGAACAAAACGGTTTTGATCGGTATCTTCAATTCTAAGGTAAAATACTCCGCTATGCTTTTTAGCAAACAGATAATTAAAAAGGGCAGTTCTTACCCCGCCTATGTGTAAAGGCCCGGTTGGGCTGGGTGCAAAACGCACGCGAACTTGTTTTGACATTGTTGATAAAATTTTGCTGCAAAGATACAATTATGATATTTTGCTTTTGGCCAATTTATGTCAGATATTTTTTAATGTATTGTAAATATTTAATAATCAGTATTTAAAGGTTAGTTTTTAAAATTTCGGAAAATAGGATTTAACTGTTATTTATTCGGCAGAAATTGTAATTTTATCAGTTATTAACAATCGACTGTAATTTTGGAAGCAAAAAACATAATTTTCAACAAGCTGGAAGGCTTTATTAAGAAGTACTATACCAACGAATTAATAAGGGGTAGTATCTTTTTTATAGGGCTTGGACTTTTATATTTTATATTCACTTTACTGGTTGAATATTTTTTATGGCTGTCTACAACCTGGCGAAGTATTTTGTTTTGGCTGTTTATTGCTGTTGAGATTTTTCTGCTTCTGCGATTTATATTATTCCCTGTTTTTAAATTATTCAAATTACAAAAGGGTATAGATTATAAACAGGCATCTTCCATTATTGGGAATCATTTTACTGAGGTTAGTGATAAGCTTACCAATTTCCTTCAGCTTTCTGCAGAGTCTGCTCAGTCAGAATTATTATTGGCTTCTATAGATCAAAAGGCTAAAAACTTACAGCCGGTTCCGTTTACCAATGCCATCAATTTTAAAAAGAATATTAAATACCTGCCTTATGCTGCTATACCTGTGTTATTAATTTTGGTATTTGCATTAAGCGGAAACTCTTCCATATTTACTCAAAGTTTTGACAGAGTAGTGCATTACGACAAGCATTATGCACCACCTGCTCCTTTTGAATTTGTTATTGTAAACAATTCACTTACAGCTCAGCAGGATATAGATTTCCTTTTGAAGGTTAAAACAGTTGGTAATCTTGTACCTGAAAATGCCATGATTACCATTGGCGATGAAAATTATTATTTAGAGAATACTGAACCGGGTATTTTTGAATACAGATTTGAAAAACCATCTAAACCTATTGATTTTCAGTTATCTGCAAACAATGTAACATCTCAGCCGTATAAACTTAATGTCGTTGCTGTACCTACCATCTCTAATTTTGAAATGGTACTTACTTTTCCGGGATATCTTCATAAAAAGGCTGATGTTATTCGTGGAACAGGAAATGCAGTAGTACCGGAAGGGACTAAAGTAACATGGAATATTAGTGCGCTAGCTACCGGTAAGATTGAATGGGTAGGCAAGGAGGGAAGCTCTTTGTTTACAAATACTGATGGTTTGTTTTCAACTTCTAAAACCATACTTAATAATACTGATTATCAGATATTCACATCTAACGATAAGGTAGAACATCATGAAAAACTTCAATATTCCATTACGACAATAAAGGACCAATATCCTACTATTGAAGTTTCATCGGCACCGGATAGCCTCAATCTGAAGAAAGAGATTATACTTGGTCAGGTTTCTGACGATTACGGATTAACAAAACTACAGATAGTTTATTATCCTCAAGGTAACGAAAATGAAGCTCAAAAATTTGTGTTGCCGGTTAAGAAAGAAGTTTTCGATCGTTTTTATTACAGCTTCCCACAAGGGTTAAATGTAAGAAAAGGCGTAAACTATGAATACTACTTTGAAGTGTTTGACAATGATGCAGTACATAATTTCAAGAGTTCTAAATCATCGGTATTCTCTCATAGAGAACTTACCGATGAAGAAAAACAGGAGAAATCTTTACAGGAACAAAACAGTAATATAAACAGTTTAGAGAAGTCTCTTAAAAATCAGGATAAGCAGTTAAGTGAGCTTGATAAGCTTCAAAAAATGAATAAGGAGAAATCTGCACTGGAATACAAAGACCTTAAAAAGGTTGAGGATTTTATTAATCGTCAAAAGATGGTTGAGGAGCGCATGAAAGAATTCTCTAAAAAACTGAATGATAATCTAGATGAATTTAATCCTGAGAAGAAGGATGAGCGTAAGGAAGAGCTGATGAAGCGCTTGGAACAACAGGAAAAAGAAGCTCAGAAAAATGAAAAACTTTTGGAAGAACTGCAAAAGCTTACAGATAAAATAGAGAAGGAAGAACTGTTTGATAAAATGGAAAAGTTCAAACAGAAATCAAAAAGTCAGACAAAAAGCTTAGAGCAACTGGTGGAACTTACCAAGCGTTTTTACGTAGAAAAGAAGGCAGAACAGATAGCCGATGAACTTGAAAAGCTTGGTGAAAAACAGGAACAGCTGGCTGATGATAAAGAAAATTCTGCTGAGAAACAGGAAGCGATAAATAAGGAGTTTGACAAGCTTCAAAAAGAAATGCGCGATCTTGAAAAGCAAAATGAGGAGCTTAAAAAACCAATGGATATTCCTACTGATAAAGCAGAGGAGGAAAACATTGAACAGGATATGCAAAAAGCAACTGACGATTTAAAACAGGATAATAAACAGAAAGCATCACCTAAACAAAAATCTGCAGGACAAAAAATGAAGCAGATGAGTGGCAAAATGATGCAATCTATGATGATGGGTGGTATGGAGCAAATGGAAGAAGATGTAAAAATGCTTCGTCAGATTCTTGATAACCTTTTGGCCTATTCCTTTTCACAGGAAAGTGTTATGGAACAGTTCAGGAAATCATCTTCAGGCTCGCCATCATTCAGTAAATATCTTATAAAACAACAGGACTTAAAACAACAGTTCCGCCATGTAGACGATAGTCTTTTTGCTATGTCTTTACGTAATCCTAAAATTACCGAACAGATAACTCAGGAGGTAGGAAACGTGCATTATTATGTTGATAAGGCTTTGAGCGATCTTGCTGAAAATATTATTCCCCGAGGTGTTTCTAACCAACAGTATGCTGTAACTTCTGCTAATAAACTGGCCGATTATTTAAGTGATGTTCTTAATAATATGCAGATGCAAATGCAGGGATCTGGCATGGGTCAGTCTAAACCAGGGCAGGGTCAAAGTGGTATGCAGCTCAAAGATATTATCCAGAAACAACAGGGACTATCAGAAGAGATGCAAAAAGGTATGCAGAAAAACGGAAAGCAGGAAGGAGAACAACCGGGTGATAGTAAAGACGGTAAAAAGCCAGGACAATCTGGTGAAGGCGGACAGGATGGTGAAGGTAATGCAGGAGATCTTTTAGAGATATATAAAGAACAACAGCAACTTCGTGAAGCTTTAGAAAAAGCTCTTGAAAAAGAAGGAATGGGAGGTAATGGCCAGCGTGCTTTACAGCAGATGAAAGATATAGAGAAGCAATTACTTAATAAAGGTTTTAAGAATGAAACCCTTCAAAAAATGCTTAATCTTAAGTACGAACTTTTAAAGCTTGATAAGGCAATGCAACAGCAGGGTGAAGAGAACAAACGTCAGTCGCAAACCAATACTAAAGAGTTTGATAATAATGCTAATGCTATTCCCGATGAACTAAAAGATTATCTGAATAGTGTAGAGATTTTAAACAGACAAAGTTTACCTTTGCGCCCAAATTTTAACCAAAGGGTACAAACCTATTTTAAAAACAATGATTAGCTTTAATTACGAAACCGATTTTGAACTTGAAAATGAATCTCAATATGAAGATTGGGTTTCAGAGATTATAGAGTCTGAGGATAAAACCGAAGGAGAAATCAATTACATTTTTTGTGATGATGAATATCTTTTACAAAAGAATATTGAGTTTTTAAACCACGATACCTTAACTGATATTATCAGCTTCGATTATACTATGGGTAACCTTATTAGCGGAGATATTTTTATTTCTGTTGAAAGGGTAAAGGATAATGCCAAAGATTTTAATGTTGCTTTTGAAGATGAACTTCGCAGGGTAATGGCTCATGGCATACTTCATTATTGCGGTTATAAAGATAAATCGGAAGAAGATTCTGCTTTGATGCGTGATAAGGAAAACGAAAAAATGAATCTGTTTAACCAATAATAACTATTAAAATTCACCTTACATGAAGGCTTTTTTTTCTTTAGCATTGCTTGCTACTTCGTCAGTTTTTTCTCAAAATTTACCAGTTGACTTATCGTTTGATCAGGGGTCGGGTTTTGATTCTACGTCTGTTATTTCTACACTTTCACAACTTCAAAATGGAAAGATATTTATAGGAGGGAGTTTTTCCTCTTATAATAATTCTAATGTAGATAACATGGTTTTGTTAAGTGAGGATGGTGTTATAGATACTAACTTTATTTGTAATGATTGCATTAATGGTAATGTTACAGCATCTGTAATTCAGTCTGATCAAATTATTCTTGGAGGTACTTTTACAGCTTTTAACGGAGTTGAAAGAAAGTACATTGCCAGAATTGATGACGACGGTTCGCTTGATGAATCTTTCAACTTGACTACTTCTTTACCTTCTGATGTAGCCTCTGCGAATATAACTCAGTTATCCGTTGTAAATAATAAGATATATTTATCAGGAGCTTTTTACAATTCTTCTTTTCAGGCAATATTTAATCCTGTTATAAGATTAAATCTCGATGGTAGTATTGATGAATCCTTTCAATTTGATCAATCTCTTGATAAAAGACTTGTTACAGCGTTTAGTGTTCAGACTGACGGGAGTGTTGTTTTTGTTAGCAAAACTTCTGGAGTTTTCAAACTTAATGAAAATGGAAGTATAGATGATACATTTCAGTTTGAGTCTTTATTTCTATCAACACCAAGTGCTATATGTGTTTTACCCGATGGAAAGTTTCTTTTAGGAGGAAGGTTTGTTAATGAGGCTCAGGAGTCTTTTGTCCTTATGAGATACAATTCAAATGGTTCATTAGACGAGACATTTAATGCTTTTGAGTTTAATTTTCTAGAGACTTTAGACGGTGTTTTCTCAATAGAAAAGTTTGGGAGTAATTATCTTGCTACAGGTCGTTTTACTGATTATGATGGTGTTGATGACTTTATAGGGATTAATGCTGACGGAGTTGTTAATTACGAATTTATTGTTGGCGGATTAACATCTTATCCTAATGTTTCAGATACTGCTTACGGTTCAAAGCTATTAGGTCTTTCTTCAGGAAAAATACTTTTGGCAGGTCAATTTGGTAAAGTTAATAATACCATTTTGCGTAATCTAGTTTGTTTAGATGCGCTAGGTTTAGGGGTTGCAGGTTTTATTAATGATAATCATTTGTCTGTTTATTATGATGATAATAATTGCAATTTCACTTCATTGTCAGAGATTATTACGACTGTTGAAATCTTTGATCTTTCCGGCAGATTAGTCGCTTCAGACAATGTTAATTCATACAGGTACAGCTATCAATTAGAAAATAATAGCATACTTTTGTATCGCCTTACAATGAATGATGGTAAAATTTATACAGGCAAAATGATTAATTAATGTTTCACGTGAAACATTTTACATGTCAAATCTAGGAGCGTTCCACGTGGAACAGTTTTAGTTTGAAAGAAAAATATATAAACGTTCCACGTGGAACGTTTGAGTGAGGAGAAAATTTTTTAGACGTTCCACGTGGAACAGAATAGGAGAATATAGAGAAATGTTTCAGGATGTTTATGATGTAATTGTAGTAGGTGCAGGGCATGCCGGAAGTGAGGCTGCTGCTGCTGCTGCTAATATGGGTTCAAAAACGCTTTTGGTTACCATGAGTTTGCAAAACATTGCACAAATGTCTTGTAACCCGGCTATGGGCGGTATAGCAAAAGGCCAAATCGTGCGAGAAATTGATGCTTTGGGCGGATATTCCGGAATTGTGTCAGACAAGACGGCAATCCAGTTCAAGATGCTCAATAAATCAAAGGGGCCTGCTATGTGGAGTCCAAGGGTGCAGAGTGACCGTATGCGTTTTGCTGAAGAGTGGAGAACGATGTTGGAACAAACTCCAAATCTTGATTTTTATCAGGAAATGATTTCCGGAATTCTTATTGAGAACGGAAAAGTAACAGGGGTGAAAACTTCTCTTGGGATTGAAATCAAAGCTAAGTCGGTTGTGTTAACAAACGGAACCTTTTTAAACGGATTGATTCATATTGGAGAAAAACAGTTTGGTGGAGGCAGAGCAGGAGAGGGAGCCTCATATGGTATAACTGAAGATTTAATTAAGGCAGGTTTTGATGCCGGAAGAATGAAAACGGGAACACCGCCGCGTGTAGATGGTCGTTCTCTTGATTATTCTAAAATGATAGAACAACCGGGAGATGAAAACCCTGATAAGTTTTCATATTCTGATATAACAAGGCCATTAACGCATCAGCGTGCCTGTCATATGACGTATACGTCAGAACTGGTTCACGATTTACTTCGTGAAGGCTTTGACCGTTCGCCAATGTTTAACGGAAGGATTAAAAGTTTAGGCCCGCGTTACTGTCCTTCTATTGAAGATAAAATTAACCGTTTTGCAGACAAAGACCGTCACCAACTTTTTGTTGAGCCGGAAGGCTGGAATACGGTAGAGGTTTATGTGAACGGATTTTCTACCTCTTTGCCGGAGGATGTTCAGTTTAAAGCTTTGCGTTCTGTTGCCGGATTTGAGAATGTAAAATTCTTCCGCCCGGGTTACGCTATAGAATATGATTATTTTCCGCCTACGCAGTTAAAGCATACGCTTGAAACGAAGGTAGTGGAGAATTTATATTTTGCAGGACAGATTAACGGAACTACAGGATATGAAGAGGCGGCTTCTCAAGGTTTAATGGCTGGTATTAATGCACACCTTAAAGTACATGATAAAGCACCGTTTGTTTTAAAACGTAATGAAGCTTATATAGGGGTACTTATAGATGATCTTATTACTAAAGGAACTGAAGAGCCTTACAGGATGTTTACCTCTAGGGCTGAATACAGAACTTTGCTTCGTCAGGATAATGCCGATTTCAGGTTAACGCCGTTGTCTTATGAAATTGGTTTAGCTAAAGAAGACCGTTTACGTAAAATGGAGAAGAAACGTGATGAATCAGATGCGTTTGTAAATTTCTTTAAAGAAACGAGTGTTAAGGTTGCTGAGGCAAATCCTATTTTAGAATCTAAAGGATCAGCACCAATTGTACAGCCTGATAAAATGTTTAAAGTTTTTTCCCGTCCGCAATTAGATCTTGAAGATATTCTTAAATTCGAAAAAGTTCAGGAATATATCAAAGAAAACAATTTGGACAAGGAAGTTATTGAGCAGGCTGAAATCCAGGTTAAATATTCCGGATATATAGAGAAGGAAAAAAACAATGCCGATAAGCTTAATAGGTTAGAGGATGTAAAAATCCCTCAGAATTTTGATTACGACAAAATAAAGTCTCTTTCTTATGAAGCGAGAGAAAAAATGAAAAAAATAAGACCGGTTACAATTTCACAGGCATCTCGCATTAGTGGAGTGTCTCCAAGTGATGTTTCGGTACTATTAATACACATGGGAAGATAATATGAAAAATATGTTTCACGTGGAACGCTATAATAAAACCCTTTTTTATAAAGGGTTTTTTCTGTTTTTATTAAGTGTTGTAATTTTATCCTGTAGTACGCCAAGGTATGCAGTTGATGTTTCTGATTATGTTTTGCTGGAAGACGGAAAACATGTAATGGGAACTGAAAAAGGGTTAACCGCTTTTCTTTTTCAAAATCAGCCAGCAAAAAAAACTTTTAACGAGTTCTTAGCAGAAAAGTACAAATTAGGCAAATTCACGGAAATTGAATACTGGACAACTATAGACGGAACTAAGTTTAAAGTAATGCTGTACACACAGGATGAATTAAACAAATATTTTGACACAACAGATTTTGTTGCATCTAATAGAGTGCCTGAAAATGCTGTGGTAGGATCTCAGGTTAAGTTTTTGGCTATTTCTGTAGTTAATGAATTTAATGAAGACTGCCTTGCAGATGATTCCCTTTTTAAAAATGTAGTTATAAAATATTTAAAAGACCTTAAAGACCAATACGACAATTTATAATGAACTTTTCTGAAAACAAGGTTTATCTTACTGTAAAAGATTATTCTGTATCGGGTGAAGAATTTCAACTTCTAATTGATGAGGAATTGGAACTGCTTAAAACACATCCGCAGCCATCTCTTGAAAATTTAGGGAGTTATTATGAAAGCGATGATTATATTTCCCATACTGACGGAAAACGCTCTCTTTTTGAAAAATTATACCATGTTGTAAAGCAAAAGGCGCTTAGAGATAAAATAAGTATAGTTAATGCCAACCAAACCCAAAAAGGTAAACTTTTAGATATTGGAGCCGGAACCGGAGATTTTTTAGTAACTGCAAAAAACAGTGGTTGGGAGACTTTAGGAATTGAACCAAGCGAAAAAGCTAAAAAAATTGCGCTTTCTAAAGGAATTTCATTCAAAAATGATATTAAAGAGATTGAAAATGCCTCTTTTGACGTGGTTACTATGTGGCATGTATTGGAACATGTTCCTGATATTCAGCAACATATAGCAGAATTAAAGCGTATTTTGAAGCCTAACGGACTAATAATCATAGCAGTTCCTAATTATAAAAGTTATGATGCAGGATATTATGGTAAATTTTGGGCGGCTTATGATGTACCAAGACACCTTTGGCATTTTTCTAAAAAAGCAATAGCACATCTTTTTGCAAAAGAAGATTTAGAAGTAAAAAAAATCCTGCCAATGAAATTTGACAGTTTTTATGTAAGTCTGCTTTCCGAAAAATACAAAACCGGAAAAATGAATTTTGTGAACGGATTTTTAATTGGTTTGAGATCTAATGTGAAAGCAGCACGCAATTTTGAATACTCATCACATATTTATATCATAAAACAGGCTAAAAATTAAATAAAAGCTGTTTAAGGCTGTTTTGAGTTGTTTAATAAGGAAATACCTTTCCTTTTTTTAAAACGTTTTTACAAGCGATTTATACAGGTCGATTTTAATATAATACCTTTATAGGAAAGCCATTTCTGCATAAAGAATATTTATAGCTTAAAAAATGGCAATAATTTTAATAAAAACTTGTTTTTGGAACTTTAGAACGAATTATTACTTTTACCGAAATTTTAAAAATTAAAAGACCGCAAATGAAAAAATCATTATTAATACTTGGCCTGGCTGTTACACTTTTTTCGTGCAACAAAAATGAAGGAACTGTAACAGAATTTAAAACTGCTTATGTTGACACTCAAAAGCTAATGGAAGAATCGAAAGAATTAAAAGATCTTGAGTCCAGAAGTAAAGTTAAGCAGGAGGAAATGGGCAGGGAGCTTGATGATAAAGTTCAAAAACTTAAACTTGATTATGCAAGTGCACAAAATGAAGCACAGCGTAAAGGTCCTCAATGGGCCCAGCTTAAAGCTCAGGAGTTTCAGAGAAGAGAGCAGGAGATTGGTGTGATGCAGGAAACGATGATCAAACAGTTTCAGGAAGAGTTTGGTTCTCAAAGTGATACTATCCGTAAAGCGATGAGAGAATACATTAAAGATTACGGTAAGAAGAACGGTTATGATTATATTTATGGTACTGGTGATGCAGTATCTATTATTTATGCAAAAGATGCATATGATATCACTGAAGATATAATCAAAGCTCTTAATGAAAAGTATAGCGGCAATAAAACTACTATTGAACCAACAGAAGAAAAAGCAGCAACTACAGAGAAAGAAGAGCCTGCAAAAAAATAATAAAATTTTATCTTAGTTAAAAAGCTCCCTTTATGGGAGCTTTTTTATTGTCATAATTTTTAGAATACGTATTTTCGGGAACGAATAATTACACGCCAAATGGAAAGCTTATCTACAGCAGCAGAGTATACCTTACGCTTTATAAATCAAACTAATAGGTCAATTTTTTTAACAGGTAAGGCCGGTACCGGTAAAACAACCCTGTTAAAGGAAATTATACGCACTACACACAAAAATGTAGTAGTTGTGGCACCC
Proteins encoded:
- the gltX gene encoding glutamate--tRNA ligase; amino-acid sequence: MSKQVRVRFAPSPTGPLHIGGVRTALFNYLFAKKHSGVFYLRIEDTDQNRFVPGAEEYIIEALNWLGIPFDEGVGKEGKFGPYRQSERKAMYNQYAQQLIDSGWAYYAFDTAEALDALRKEEEAQGKTFIYNHTNRDKLDNSLRISKEETEKRIANGEEYVIRFKIPVGETLFLKDIIRGDIKFETNLLDDKVLFKSDGMPTYHLANIVDDHLMETSHVIRGEEWLPSLPLHVLLYRAFEWEAPEFAHLPLILKPVGNGKLSKRDGDKMGFPVFPLEWKNADGTKSSGYREEGFLPEAVVNFLSLLGWNPGTDQELFTLDELVKLFDLERVHKAGAKFDPEKNKWFNHQYYTRQDNQTIAKEFNHTLIERGINKPAEYVEQVVGLVKERATFTSELWDLSDFFFTAPSQYDEKAIKNWKEDTGALMIEVSEVINNTLDFSSENLEDVIKAWINEKGIGMGKVMQPLRLSLVGSLKGPHLFDIMALIGKEETVNRIKKAVETL
- a CDS encoding DUF6327 family protein, giving the protein MKSKIYTSYEEINKDLRILKVEKDLAYHKLLKEVEETKESLQLKNMIGDTPKKILNILSLFAGPLKSLAMTFLFKKIFK
- a CDS encoding competence protein; the protein is MAFEEIKENAEDLKNQAKELIDANLKYYKLWGFKILMKSTSIMLKVFLLAIMLLIVTLFFSIALAIGIGYALDNMAYGFLIVGGIYLILAIIVYKYQDKLTEGPLLANFSRIFFKDYD
- a CDS encoding YtxH domain-containing protein, which codes for MAGKTETVLAVLAGAAIGAAVGILFAPDEGSKTRKKIKDGYDHKRDEIKDKLHELSEQVKSKFGYSTADIESGLNHLVSTVEQKKEDIIATLEKKLEELKGTAKAAAGK
- a CDS encoding SPFH domain-containing protein encodes the protein MGNIFLYVVLFFAFILFLSSFFTVKQQTAAIIERFGKFGSIRHAGLHWKVPIIDKIAGRINLKIQQLDVIIETKTKENVFVKMKVSVQFKVIQEKVYEAFYKLEYPHDQITSYVFDVVRAEVPKLRLDDVFERKDDIAIAVKRELNDAMTTYGYDIINTLITDIDPDIQVKNAMNRINAADREKSAAEYEAEAQRIRIVAKAKAEAESKRLQGQGIADQRREIARGLVESVDVLNKVGINSQEASALIVVTQHYDTLQSIGSDTNSNLILLPNSPQAGTDMLNNMVASFSASNQIGEAMKKQNKKKNTKDEDSRYIAPRHEDEDEDSNDNE